One genomic window of Solanum dulcamara chromosome 10, daSolDulc1.2, whole genome shotgun sequence includes the following:
- the LOC129870826 gene encoding TGACG-sequence-specific DNA-binding protein TGA-1A isoform X2, which translates to MNSSTYTQFVASRRMGICEPIHQIGMWDDFNASCPSTSATMILEVEKCLEDQIPIMDKRLDNETEDTSHGTVGTSNRYEAETSKPIEKVLRRLAQNREAARKSRLRKKAYVQQLENSKLKLIQLEQELERARKQGLYVGGGLDASQLSYSGTACSGTAAFDTEYGQWVEEQNRQTNDLRNALHHSQIGEAELRIIVDGCLNHYFDLFRVKATAAKADVLYIMSGMWKTSAERFFMWIGGFRPSELLKVLTPHLELLTEQQLREVCNLTQSCQQAEDALSQGMVKLHQILAEAVAAGRLGEGNYSLPQMGPAIDKLEALVRQIIFAKKHSNRCLAS; encoded by the exons ATGAATTCTTCAACATACACTCAGTTTGTTGCCTCAAGAAGGATGGGTATATGCGAGCCGATCCATCAAATTGGCATGTGGGATGATTTCAATGCTAGTTGCCCGAGTACATCGGCAACCATGATTCTAGAAGTTGAGAAATGCTTAGAGGACCAGATACCGATTATGGACAAAAGATTAGACAATGAG ACAGAAGATACTTCGCATGGAACAGTAGGGACTTCTAATAGATATGAAGCGGAAACAAGTAAACCGATCGAGAAG GTACTTAGACGTCTTGCTCAAAACCGTGAGGCTGCTCGTAAAAGCCGTTTGCGGAAGAAG GCCTATGTTCAGCAGTTAGAAAATAGTAAATTGAAGCTGATTCAATTGGAACAAGAACTAGAACGGGCCAGAAAACAG GGTCTGTATGTAGGTGGTGGTTTAGATGCTAGCCAGCTAAGTTACTCTGGAACTGCTTGCTCAG GAACTGCTGCATTTGATACGGAGTATGGTCAGTGGGTGGAAGAGCAAAATAGACAAACTAATGATTTAAGGAATGCTCTGCATCATTCGCAAATTGGTGAAGCGGAACTGCGCATTATCGTTGATGGTTGCCTGAACCACTATTTTGATCTCTTCCGAGTTAAGGCTACGGCTGCTAAAGCTGATGTCCTATATATCATGTCTGGCATGTGGAAGACATCAGCAGAACGCTTTTTTATGTGGATTGGGGGGTTTCGGCCATCCGAGCTTCTAAAG GTTCTCACACCACATCTTGAGCTCTTGACAGAACAACAACTCCGGGAGGTTTGTAATCTCACGCAATCGTGTCAACAAGCAGAAGATGCCTTGTCACAAGGAATGGTAAAACTCCATCAGATTCTTGCTGAGGCTGTTGCGGCTGGCCGACTAGGTGAAGGAAATTACTCTCTTCCGCAGATGGGACCTGCAATCGATAAGTTGGAAGCTCTTGTTAG GCAGATCATCTTCGCCAAGAAACACTCCAACAGATGTCTCGCATCCTGA
- the LOC129870826 gene encoding TGACG-sequence-specific DNA-binding protein TGA-1A isoform X1, with protein sequence MNSSTYTQFVASRRMGICEPIHQIGMWDDFNASCPSTSATMILEVEKCLEDQIPIMDKRLDNETEDTSHGTVGTSNRYEAETSKPIEKVLRRLAQNREAARKSRLRKKAYVQQLENSKLKLIQLEQELERARKQGLYVGGGLDASQLSYSGTACSGTAAFDTEYGQWVEEQNRQTNDLRNALHHSQIGEAELRIIVDGCLNHYFDLFRVKATAAKADVLYIMSGMWKTSAERFFMWIGGFRPSELLKVLTPHLELLTEQQLREVCNLTQSCQQAEDALSQGMVKLHQILAEAVAAGRLGEGNYSLPQMGPAIDKLEALVRFVNQADHLRQETLQQMSRILNTHQAAQGLLALGEYFERLRVLSSHWATRLHEPS encoded by the exons ATGAATTCTTCAACATACACTCAGTTTGTTGCCTCAAGAAGGATGGGTATATGCGAGCCGATCCATCAAATTGGCATGTGGGATGATTTCAATGCTAGTTGCCCGAGTACATCGGCAACCATGATTCTAGAAGTTGAGAAATGCTTAGAGGACCAGATACCGATTATGGACAAAAGATTAGACAATGAG ACAGAAGATACTTCGCATGGAACAGTAGGGACTTCTAATAGATATGAAGCGGAAACAAGTAAACCGATCGAGAAG GTACTTAGACGTCTTGCTCAAAACCGTGAGGCTGCTCGTAAAAGCCGTTTGCGGAAGAAG GCCTATGTTCAGCAGTTAGAAAATAGTAAATTGAAGCTGATTCAATTGGAACAAGAACTAGAACGGGCCAGAAAACAG GGTCTGTATGTAGGTGGTGGTTTAGATGCTAGCCAGCTAAGTTACTCTGGAACTGCTTGCTCAG GAACTGCTGCATTTGATACGGAGTATGGTCAGTGGGTGGAAGAGCAAAATAGACAAACTAATGATTTAAGGAATGCTCTGCATCATTCGCAAATTGGTGAAGCGGAACTGCGCATTATCGTTGATGGTTGCCTGAACCACTATTTTGATCTCTTCCGAGTTAAGGCTACGGCTGCTAAAGCTGATGTCCTATATATCATGTCTGGCATGTGGAAGACATCAGCAGAACGCTTTTTTATGTGGATTGGGGGGTTTCGGCCATCCGAGCTTCTAAAG GTTCTCACACCACATCTTGAGCTCTTGACAGAACAACAACTCCGGGAGGTTTGTAATCTCACGCAATCGTGTCAACAAGCAGAAGATGCCTTGTCACAAGGAATGGTAAAACTCCATCAGATTCTTGCTGAGGCTGTTGCGGCTGGCCGACTAGGTGAAGGAAATTACTCTCTTCCGCAGATGGGACCTGCAATCGATAAGTTGGAAGCTCTTGTTAGGTTCGTAAATCAG GCAGATCATCTTCGCCAAGAAACACTCCAACAGATGTCTCGCATCCTGAATACACACCAAGCAGCTCAGGGCTTACTTGCCTTGGGGGAGTACTTTGAAAGGCTTCGTGTTTTAAGCTCACACTGGGCTACTCGTCTTCATGAGCCTTCCTAA